From the genome of Oncorhynchus keta strain PuntledgeMale-10-30-2019 unplaced genomic scaffold, Oket_V2 Un_contig_3981_pilon_pilon, whole genome shotgun sequence, one region includes:
- the LOC127924377 gene encoding clumping factor A-like isoform X33 encodes MEEVTQADIDEVTQADIDEVTQADMDEVTQADMEEVTQADMEEVTQADMDEVTQADMDEVTQADMDEVTQADIDEVTQTDMDEVTQADMDEVTQADMDEVTQADMDEVTQADMDEVTQADIDEVTQADMDEVTQADMDEVTQADIDEVTQADMDEVTQADMDEVTQADMDEVTQADMDEVTQADMDEVTQADMDEVTQADIDEVTQADIDEVTQADIDEVTQTDIDEVTQTDIDEVTQTDIDEVTQTDIDEVTQTDIDEVTQTDIDEVTQTDIDEVTQTDIDEVTQADIDEVTQTDIDEVTQTDIDEVTQTDIDEVTQADIDEVTQTDIDEVTQTDIDEVTQADIGTVLCCILTCCQRSSVFFL; translated from the exons atggaggaggtcacacaggcagacattgatgaggtcacacaggcagacattgatgaggtcacacaggcagacatggatgag GTCACACAGGCAGACATGGAGGAGGTCACACAGGCAGACATGGAGGAGGTCACACAGGCAGACATGGATGAGGTCACACAGGCAGACATGGATGAGGTCACACAGGCAGACATGGATGAGGTCACACAGGCAGACATTGAtgaggtcacacagacagacatggatgAGGTCACACAGGCAGACATGGATGAGGTCACACAGGCAGACATGGATGAG GTCACACAGGCAGACATGGATGAGGTCACACAGGCAGACATGGATGAGGTCACACAGGCAGACATTGATGAGGTCACACAGGCAGACATGGATGAGGTCACACAGGCAGACATGGATGAGGTCACACAGGCAGACATTGATGAGGTCACACAGGCAGACATGGATGAGGTCACACAGGCAGACATGGATGAG GTCACACAGGCAGACATGGATGAGGTCACACAGGCAGACATGGATGAGGTCACACAGGCAGACATGGATGAGGTCACACAGGCAGACATGGATGAGGTCACACAGGCAGACATTGATGAGGTCACACAGGCAGACATTGATGAGGTCACACAGGCAGACATTGAtgaggtcacacagacagacattgatgaggtcacacagacagacattgatgaggtcacacagacagacattgatgaggtcacacagacagacattgatgaggtcacacagacagacattgatgaggtcacacagacagacattgatgaggtcacacagacagacattgatgaggtcacacagacagacattgatgaggtcacacaggcagacattgatgaggtcacacagacagacattgatgaggtcacacagacagacattgatgaggtcacacagacagacattgatgag GTCACACAGGCAGACATTGAtgaggtcacacagacagacattgatgaggtcacacagacagacattgatgaggtcacacaggcagacattggaactgtattgtgttgtattctgACCTGCTGCCAGAGAAGTTCTGTGTTCTTCCTTTAA
- the LOC127924377 gene encoding clumping factor A-like isoform X47, translating to MEEVTQADIDEVTQADIDEVTQADMDEVTQADMEEVTQADMEEVTQADMDEVTQADMDEVTQADMDEVTQADIDEVTQTDMDEVTQADMDEVTQADMDEVTQADMDEVTQADMDEVTQADIDEVTQADMDEVTQADMDEVTQADIDEVTQADMDEVTQADMDEVTQADMDEVTQADMDEVTQADMDEVTQADMDEVTQADIDEVTQADIDEVTQADIDEVTQTDIDEVTQTDIDEVTQTDIDEVTQTDIDEVTQTDIDEVTQTDIDEVTQTDIDEVTQADIGTVLCCILTCCQRSSVFFL from the exons atggaggaggtcacacaggcagacattgatgaggtcacacaggcagacattgatgaggtcacacaggcagacatggatgag GTCACACAGGCAGACATGGAGGAGGTCACACAGGCAGACATGGAGGAGGTCACACAGGCAGACATGGATGAGGTCACACAGGCAGACATGGATGAGGTCACACAGGCAGACATGGATGAGGTCACACAGGCAGACATTGAtgaggtcacacagacagacatggatgAGGTCACACAGGCAGACATGGATGAGGTCACACAGGCAGACATGGATGAG GTCACACAGGCAGACATGGATGAGGTCACACAGGCAGACATGGATGAGGTCACACAGGCAGACATTGATGAGGTCACACAGGCAGACATGGATGAGGTCACACAGGCAGACATGGATGAGGTCACACAGGCAGACATTGATGAGGTCACACAGGCAGACATGGATGAGGTCACACAGGCAGACATGGATGAG GTCACACAGGCAGACATGGATGAGGTCACACAGGCAGACATGGATGAGGTCACACAGGCAGACATGGATGAGGTCACACAGGCAGACATGGATGAGGTCACACAGGCAGACATTGATGAGGTCACACAGGCAGACATTGATGAGGTCACACAGGCAGACATTGAtgaggtcacacagacagacattgatgaggtcacacagacagacattgatgaggtcacacagacagacattgatgaggtcacacagacagacattgatgaggtcacacagacagacattgatgag gtcacacagacagacattgatgaggtcacacagacagacattgatgaggtcacacaggcagacattggaactgtattgtgttgtattctgACCTGCTGCCAGAGAAGTTCTGTGTTCTTCCTTTAA
- the LOC127924377 gene encoding clumping factor A-like isoform X11, with translation MEEVTQADIDEVTQADIDEVTQADMDEVTQADMEEVTQADMEEVTQADMDEVTQADMDEVTQADMDEVTQADIDEVTQTDMDEVTQADMDEVTQADMDEVTQADMDEVTQADMDEVTQADIDEVTQADMDEVTQADMDEVTQADIDEVTQADMDEVTQADMDEVTQADMDEVTQADMDEVTQADMDEVTQADMDEVTQADIDEVTQADIDEVTQADIDEVTQTDIDEVTQTDIDEVTQTDIDEVTQTDIDEVTQTDIDEVTQTDIDEVTQTDIDEVTQTDIDEVTQADIDEVTQTDIDEVTQTDIDEVTQTDIDEVTQTDIDEVTQTDIDEVTQADIDEVTQTDIDEVTQTDIDEVTQTDIDEVTQTDIDEVTQTDIDEVTQTDIDEVTQTDIDEVTQTDIDEVTQADIGTVLCCILTCCQRSSVFFL, from the exons atggaggaggtcacacaggcagacattgatgaggtcacacaggcagacattgatgaggtcacacaggcagacatggatgag GTCACACAGGCAGACATGGAGGAGGTCACACAGGCAGACATGGAGGAGGTCACACAGGCAGACATGGATGAGGTCACACAGGCAGACATGGATGAGGTCACACAGGCAGACATGGATGAGGTCACACAGGCAGACATTGAtgaggtcacacagacagacatggatgAGGTCACACAGGCAGACATGGATGAGGTCACACAGGCAGACATGGATGAG GTCACACAGGCAGACATGGATGAGGTCACACAGGCAGACATGGATGAGGTCACACAGGCAGACATTGATGAGGTCACACAGGCAGACATGGATGAGGTCACACAGGCAGACATGGATGAGGTCACACAGGCAGACATTGATGAGGTCACACAGGCAGACATGGATGAGGTCACACAGGCAGACATGGATGAG GTCACACAGGCAGACATGGATGAGGTCACACAGGCAGACATGGATGAGGTCACACAGGCAGACATGGATGAGGTCACACAGGCAGACATGGATGAGGTCACACAGGCAGACATTGATGAGGTCACACAGGCAGACATTGATGAGGTCACACAGGCAGACATTGAtgaggtcacacagacagacattgatgaggtcacacagacagacattgatgaggtcacacagacagacattgatgaggtcacacagacagacattgatgaggtcacacagacagacattgatgaggtcacacagacagacattgatgaggtcacacagacagacattgatgaggtcacacagacagacattgatgaggtcacacaggcagacattgatgaggtcacacagacagacattgatgaggtcacacagacagacattgatgaggtcacacagacagacattgatgaggtcacacagacagacattgatgag gtcacacagacagacattgatgaggtcacacaggcagacattgatgaggtcacacagacagacattgatgaggtcacacagacagacattgatgaggtcacacagacagacattgatgaggtcacacagacagacattgatgaggtcacacagacagacattgatgaggtcacacagacagacattgatgAG gtcacacagacagacattgatgaggtcacacagacagacattgatgaggtcacacaggcagacattggaactgtattgtgttgtattctgACCTGCTGCCAGAGAAGTTCTGTGTTCTTCCTTTAA
- the LOC127924377 gene encoding clumping factor A-like isoform X34, with translation MEEVTQADIDEVTQADIDEVTQADMDEVTQADMEEVTQADMEEVTQADMDEVTQADMDEVTQADMDEVTQADIDEVTQTDMDEVTQADMDEVTQADMDEVTQADMDEVTQADMDEVTQADIDEVTQADMDEVTQADMDEVTQADIDEVTQADMDEVTQADMDEVTQADMDEVTQADMDEVTQADMDEVTQADMDEVTQADIDEVTQADIDEVTQADIDEVTQTDIDEVTQTDIDEVTQTDIDEVTQTDIDEVTQTDIDEVTQTDIDEVTQTDIDEVTQTDIDEVTQADIDEVTQTDIDEVTQTDIDEVTQTDIDEVTQTDIDEVTQTDIDEVTQTDIDEVTQADIGTVLCCILTCCQRSSVFFL, from the exons atggaggaggtcacacaggcagacattgatgaggtcacacaggcagacattgatgaggtcacacaggcagacatggatgag GTCACACAGGCAGACATGGAGGAGGTCACACAGGCAGACATGGAGGAGGTCACACAGGCAGACATGGATGAGGTCACACAGGCAGACATGGATGAGGTCACACAGGCAGACATGGATGAGGTCACACAGGCAGACATTGAtgaggtcacacagacagacatggatgAGGTCACACAGGCAGACATGGATGAGGTCACACAGGCAGACATGGATGAG GTCACACAGGCAGACATGGATGAGGTCACACAGGCAGACATGGATGAGGTCACACAGGCAGACATTGATGAGGTCACACAGGCAGACATGGATGAGGTCACACAGGCAGACATGGATGAGGTCACACAGGCAGACATTGATGAGGTCACACAGGCAGACATGGATGAGGTCACACAGGCAGACATGGATGAG GTCACACAGGCAGACATGGATGAGGTCACACAGGCAGACATGGATGAGGTCACACAGGCAGACATGGATGAGGTCACACAGGCAGACATGGATGAGGTCACACAGGCAGACATTGATGAGGTCACACAGGCAGACATTGATGAGGTCACACAGGCAGACATTGAtgaggtcacacagacagacattgatgaggtcacacagacagacattgatgaggtcacacagacagacattgatgaggtcacacagacagacattgatgaggtcacacagacagacattgatgaggtcacacagacagacattgatgaggtcacacagacagacattgatgaggtcacacagacagacattgatgaggtcacacaggcagacattgatgaggtcacacagacagacattgatgaggtcacacagacagacattgatgaggtcacacagacagacattgatgaggtcacacagacagacattgatgag gtcacacagacagacattgatgaggtcacacagacagacattgatgaggtcacacaggcagacattggaactgtattgtgttgtattctgACCTGCTGCCAGAGAAGTTCTGTGTTCTTCCTTTAA
- the LOC127924377 gene encoding clumping factor A-like isoform X15, giving the protein MEEVTQADIDEVTQADIDEVTQADMDEVTQADMEEVTQADMEEVTQADMDEVTQADMDEVTQADMDEVTQADIDEVTQTDMDEVTQADMDEVTQADMDEVTQADMDEVTQADMDEVTQADIDEVTQADMDEVTQADMDEVTQADIDEVTQADMDEVTQADMDEVTQADMDEVTQADMDEVTQADMDEVTQADMDEVTQADIDEVTQADIDEVTQADIDEVTQTDIDEVTQTDIDEVTQTDIDEVTQTDIDEVTQTDIDEVTQTDIDEVTQTDIDEVTQTDIDEVTQADIDEVTQTDIDEVTQTDIDEVTQTDIDEVTQTDIDEVTQADIDEVTQTDIDEVTQTDIDEVTQTDIDEVTQTDIDEVTQTDIDEVTQTDIDEVTQTDIDEVTQTDIDEVTQADIGTVLCCILTCCQRSSVFFL; this is encoded by the exons atggaggaggtcacacaggcagacattgatgaggtcacacaggcagacattgatgaggtcacacaggcagacatggatgag GTCACACAGGCAGACATGGAGGAGGTCACACAGGCAGACATGGAGGAGGTCACACAGGCAGACATGGATGAGGTCACACAGGCAGACATGGATGAGGTCACACAGGCAGACATGGATGAGGTCACACAGGCAGACATTGAtgaggtcacacagacagacatggatgAGGTCACACAGGCAGACATGGATGAGGTCACACAGGCAGACATGGATGAG GTCACACAGGCAGACATGGATGAGGTCACACAGGCAGACATGGATGAGGTCACACAGGCAGACATTGATGAGGTCACACAGGCAGACATGGATGAGGTCACACAGGCAGACATGGATGAGGTCACACAGGCAGACATTGATGAGGTCACACAGGCAGACATGGATGAGGTCACACAGGCAGACATGGATGAG GTCACACAGGCAGACATGGATGAGGTCACACAGGCAGACATGGATGAGGTCACACAGGCAGACATGGATGAGGTCACACAGGCAGACATGGATGAGGTCACACAGGCAGACATTGATGAGGTCACACAGGCAGACATTGATGAGGTCACACAGGCAGACATTGAtgaggtcacacagacagacattgatgaggtcacacagacagacattgatgaggtcacacagacagacattgatgaggtcacacagacagacattgatgaggtcacacagacagacattgatgaggtcacacagacagacattgatgaggtcacacagacagacattgatgaggtcacacagacagacattgatgaggtcacacaggcagacattgatgaggtcacacagacagacattgatgaggtcacacagacagacattgatgaggtcacacagacagacattgatgag gtcacacagacagacattgatgaggtcacacaggcagacattgatgaggtcacacagacagacattgatgaggtcacacagacagacattgatgaggtcacacagacagacattgatgaggtcacacagacagacattgatgaggtcacacagacagacattgatgaggtcacacagacagacattgatgAG gtcacacagacagacattgatgaggtcacacagacagacattgatgaggtcacacaggcagacattggaactgtattgtgttgtattctgACCTGCTGCCAGAGAAGTTCTGTGTTCTTCCTTTAA
- the LOC127924377 gene encoding clumping factor A-like isoform X43, which yields MEEVTQADIDEVTQADIDEVTQADMDEVTQADMEEVTQADMEEVTQADMDEVTQADMDEVTQADMDEVTQADIDEVTQTDMDEVTQADMDEVTQADMDEVTQADMDEVTQADMDEVTQADIDEVTQADMDEVTQADMDEVTQADIDEVTQADMDEVTQADMDEVTQADMDEVTQADMDEVTQADMDEVTQADMDEVTQADIDEVTQADIDEVTQADIDEVTQTDIDEVTQTDIDEVTQADIDEVTQTDIDEVTQTDIDEVTQTDIDEVTQTDIDEVTQTDIDEVTQTDIDEVTQTDIDEVTQTDIDEVTQADIGTVLCCILTCCQRSSVFFL from the exons atggaggaggtcacacaggcagacattgatgaggtcacacaggcagacattgatgaggtcacacaggcagacatggatgag GTCACACAGGCAGACATGGAGGAGGTCACACAGGCAGACATGGAGGAGGTCACACAGGCAGACATGGATGAGGTCACACAGGCAGACATGGATGAGGTCACACAGGCAGACATGGATGAGGTCACACAGGCAGACATTGAtgaggtcacacagacagacatggatgAGGTCACACAGGCAGACATGGATGAGGTCACACAGGCAGACATGGATGAG GTCACACAGGCAGACATGGATGAGGTCACACAGGCAGACATGGATGAGGTCACACAGGCAGACATTGATGAGGTCACACAGGCAGACATGGATGAGGTCACACAGGCAGACATGGATGAGGTCACACAGGCAGACATTGATGAGGTCACACAGGCAGACATGGATGAGGTCACACAGGCAGACATGGATGAG GTCACACAGGCAGACATGGATGAGGTCACACAGGCAGACATGGATGAGGTCACACAGGCAGACATGGATGAGGTCACACAGGCAGACATGGATGAGGTCACACAGGCAGACATTGATGAGGTCACACAGGCAGACATTGATGAGGTCACACAGGCAGACATTGAtgaggtcacacagacagacattgatgag gtcacacagacagacattgatgaggtcacacaggcagacattgatgaggtcacacagacagacattgatgaggtcacacagacagacattgatgaggtcacacagacagacattgatgaggtcacacagacagacattgatgaggtcacacagacagacattgatgaggtcacacagacagacattgatgAG gtcacacagacagacattgatgaggtcacacagacagacattgatgaggtcacacaggcagacattggaactgtattgtgttgtattctgACCTGCTGCCAGAGAAGTTCTGTGTTCTTCCTTTAA
- the LOC127924377 gene encoding clumping factor A-like isoform X28, with the protein MEEVTQADIDEVTQADIDEVTQADMDEVTQADMEEVTQADMEEVTQADMDEVTQADMDEVTQADMDEVTQADIDEVTQTDMDEVTQADMDEVTQADMDEVTQADMDEVTQADMDEVTQADIDEVTQADMDEVTQADMDEVTQADIDEVTQADMDEVTQADMDEVTQADMDEVTQADMDEVTQADMDEVTQADMDEVTQADIDEVTQADIDEVTQADIDEVTQTDIDEVTQTDIDEVTQTDIDEVTQTDIDEVTQTDIDEVTQTDIDEVTQTDIDEVTQTDIDEVTQADIDEVTQTDIDEVTQTDIDEVTQTDIDEVTQTDIDEVTQTDIDEVTQTDIDEVTQTDIDEVTQTDIDEVTQADIGTVLCCILTCCQRSSVFFL; encoded by the exons atggaggaggtcacacaggcagacattgatgaggtcacacaggcagacattgatgaggtcacacaggcagacatggatgag GTCACACAGGCAGACATGGAGGAGGTCACACAGGCAGACATGGAGGAGGTCACACAGGCAGACATGGATGAGGTCACACAGGCAGACATGGATGAGGTCACACAGGCAGACATGGATGAGGTCACACAGGCAGACATTGAtgaggtcacacagacagacatggatgAGGTCACACAGGCAGACATGGATGAGGTCACACAGGCAGACATGGATGAG GTCACACAGGCAGACATGGATGAGGTCACACAGGCAGACATGGATGAGGTCACACAGGCAGACATTGATGAGGTCACACAGGCAGACATGGATGAGGTCACACAGGCAGACATGGATGAGGTCACACAGGCAGACATTGATGAGGTCACACAGGCAGACATGGATGAGGTCACACAGGCAGACATGGATGAG GTCACACAGGCAGACATGGATGAGGTCACACAGGCAGACATGGATGAGGTCACACAGGCAGACATGGATGAGGTCACACAGGCAGACATGGATGAGGTCACACAGGCAGACATTGATGAGGTCACACAGGCAGACATTGATGAGGTCACACAGGCAGACATTGAtgaggtcacacagacagacattgatgaggtcacacagacagacattgatgaggtcacacagacagacattgatgaggtcacacagacagacattgatgaggtcacacagacagacattgatgaggtcacacagacagacattgatgaggtcacacagacagacattgatgaggtcacacagacagacattgatgaggtcacacaggcagacattgatgaggtcacacagacagacattgatgaggtcacacagacagacattgatgaggtcacacagacagacattgatgaggtcacacagacagacattgatgag gtcacacagacagacattgatgaggtcacacagacagacattgatgaggtcacacagacagacattgatgag gtcacacagacagacattgatgaggtcacacaggcagacattggaactgtattgtgttgtattctgACCTGCTGCCAGAGAAGTTCTGTGTTCTTCCTTTAA